From one Rhopalosiphum padi isolate XX-2018 chromosome 2, ASM2088224v1, whole genome shotgun sequence genomic stretch:
- the LOC132920825 gene encoding uncharacterized protein LOC132920825 yields the protein MKKPSVVLIALILIFNITDITCNASETILCTNLNDICYFNDDCCSQYCFKSYFWLSGICDQLSLRFNFDSNPRDQKGICEFHMQTDESDIDYLNDEFGDINAAHNSLPPYTLIKVSFETRSVVVTINDRIPRTNGTLLDLSNEAALKLQITNEEFVPCEIEKVIHHNPILKMILYTVPILSFFVIMINLF from the exons atgaagaaaccTTCGGTTGTTTTGATTGcgttgattttaattttcaatattacag atATAACCTGCAATGCTTCAGAAACTATATTGTgtacaaatttaaatgatatatgttattttaacgaCGATTGTTGTTcccaatattgttttaaatcatatttttggtTAAGCGGCATTTGTGACCAATTATCATTGCgatttaattttgattcaaaCCCtagag ATCAAAAAGGAATTTGCGAATTCCACATGCAGACAGATGAAAGTGACATCGATTATTTGAATGATGAATTTGGCGATATTAATGCAGCCCACAATAGTTTGCCTCCATATACACTAATCAAAGTGTCATTCGAAACAAGGTCGGTAGTCGTTACAATAAACGATCGCATTCCTAGAACAAATGGAACACTTTTAGATTTATCCAATGAAGCGGCTCTAAAATTACAGATTACAAATGAAGAATTTGTGCCATGTGAAATCGAAAAAGTGATACATCATAATCCTattctaaaaatgattttatatactgtaccaattttgagttttttcgtgattatgattaatttattttaa
- the LOC132920872 gene encoding uncharacterized protein LOC132920872 produces the protein MRMTELLMTQSKLTKLFECGRSEAKMKEATVVWANLLFLILIISAKPLGLNGHSRCKHLGNNSCLSNTECCSGYCYKEPGWGMGVCKRPKFSNDDGSDTDNVFEKGVCSYYKGGEITANGDVYDEYELTAAHRTLPFNTKVNVEIMGASVVVRINDRQNTSSGHMLDMSFAAADNVDITKKGAVPCQITVMNDVGCTPNLADTCQLDHECCSNYCFKQMFAAAGFCIPK, from the exons ATGAGAATGACGG AACTACTTATGACACAGTCTAAATTGACAAAACTATTTGAATGTGGAAGATCTGAAGCAAAAATGAAGGAAGCTACAGTCGTTTGGgccaatttattatttcttatactcATAATTTCAG CTAAACCTCTCGGTCTTAACGGTCACAGCAGATGTAAGCACCTCGGAAACAATTCATGTTTAAGCAACACCGAATGTTGTTCTGGTTATTGTTATAAAGAACCCGGTTGGGGAATGGGAGTGTGTAAAAGACCAAAGTTTTCCAACGATGATGGTTCAGATACCGATAACGTTT TCGAAAAAGGCGTTTGTTCATATTACAAAGGAGGCGAAATAACTGCAAACGGTGACGTATATGACGAATACGAGTTGACTGCCGCTCACCGGACGTTGCCGTTCAACACGAAGGTCAACGTGGAGATCATGGGTGCCAGTGTCGTGGTCAGGATCAACGACCGCCAGAATACATCGAGCGGGCATATGTTGGACATGTCTTTTGCGGCGGCCGATAATGTAGATATCACGAAAAAAGGCGCGGTACCGTGTCAAATAACAGTTATGAACGATGTGGGATGCACTCCAAATTTGGCAGACACGTGTCAGCTGGATCACGAATGCTGTTCAAATTACTGTTTCAAACAAATGTTCGCTGCAGCAGGGTTTTGCATACCGAAATAA
- the LOC132920871 gene encoding replication termination factor 2, with protein sequence MGCDGGTIPKRDELVRTKKKPEQKDKSSMQLYRWRNCHLTQGPLRPPIVACGMGLLYNKESVLQHLVNKTPFPEASAHIKSLKDIKALKLTPNPAFNGKAQSVGGYIDDNCSPYICPLVGLEMNDRSKFCFLWKCGCVMSERGLKLGADNKCVNCVMEYEDDDIVILNPTEEDVTLMKTKLAKRKDKIKSKKNKVKQEVVVKEEPVDEDEKPIIPSIIPVKTENIDVKKEIKKEQIKKEQIKRPISSAAGSSSSVASANCRKLEDPVYKKAKLAHSISKDQTATNVYKSLFTSHEDDKNQTRAHWITYNPFYN encoded by the exons ATGGGATGCGACGGTGGAACTATACCCAAGAGGGACGAGCTAGTACGGACCAAAAAGAAACCCGAACAG aAAGACAAATCGTCCATGCAGTTATACCGTTGGCGTAATTGTCACTTGACTCAAGGACCACTTCGACCACCAATAGTCGCTTGTGGCATGGGTCTCTTGTACAATAAAGAATCAGTTTTACAgcatttagtaaataaaactcCATTTCCTGAAGCTTCAGCACACATCAAAAGCTTAAAA GATATAAAAGCTTTGAAATTGACTCCCAATCCAGCATTCAACGGAAAAGCTCAAAGTGTAGGAGGATATATTGATGATAATTGTTCACCTTATATATGTCCTCTAGTTGGTCTTGAAATGAACGACAGATCAAAATTCTGTTTCTTATGGAAATGTGGATGTGTTATGTCAGAGAGAGGTCTTAAACTCGGTGCTGATAACAAGTGTGTTAATTGTGTAATGGAATATGAAGATgatgatattgttatattaaatccGACCGAAGAAGATGTAACATTGATGAAAACTAAATTAGCTAAACGCAAAGATAAGATTAAGAGTAAGAAAAATAAAGTCAAACAAGAAGTTGTAGTTAAAGAAGAACCAGTTGATGAAGATGAAAAACCAATTATTCCATCAATCATACCTgttaaaacagaaaatattgatgttaaaaaggaaataaaaaaggaacaaataaagaaagaacaaataaaaa gACCAATCTCTAGCGCTGCAGGATCAAGTTCCTCCGTTGCCTCTGCTAACTGTCGCAAATTAGAAGATCCTGTGTATAAAAAAGCAAAACTTGCACACAGCATTTCTAAAGACCAAACTGCAACCaatgtatataaatcattatttacaaGTCACGAGGATGACAAGAATCAAACTCGAGCTCATTGGATTACTTACAATCCGTTCTATAACTAA